ATTATGGAAATTACCATCAGTTTACCTCAAACAGGTAAAACTTTGACCAAAACACTACTTCTAACAGATGAACAAAGGCAATTAAATACCATTTTTGATTTTGGGTGTTAAAACGCGGAAGTCAGGAAAAATTGGCCTAAAAACTTGTCTCCTCGGCCTTGTTATAATATTCCAAATTCCCTTGAACTTTTATCCTTATTGAATTAGTAATTTTTTCGTTAGACAGAAATTCAGCATCAGCTTCGTTGTCTGCGGTTTGCAATATTTATGTATACAGTTTCACCTTGTCGCTTTGCATCTGCTGTATTTCTGACTTTTTCAATTGACCCTAGTTTGTTGAGGTATTAAACCTTGCTTCGAATCATGGGCAATAATAGGTTTCCAAATATGGACGGAATACCATTCTAACCCATCATGCTTCAGGACTTAAGAAGGTTTGGCGAAAAGGAATAAATAAAAAGTACTTCTTGCAGTGTGAAAATAGATACCGTTAATAGTTGGGACAGTAATTACTTAAAGAGGTTGCACCCCGGGCAACGATTGAAGCAAGTAGCCCACAGGAGCACGCGGCGCTAGCCAAGTGCGACGAGGACTACAGCTGAAAGCGTGACCCGAAGCCTTTGCACCTGCCTGGAAGTTTGGTGAAAACCGGTAGGCGAAGGGGGCCCGCATACCAATTAAAAATAGTACTAATCAATCGAATTATAAAGTTCAAAAACTTACCTTTGCCTTATGAGTAACGCTAGTTTTCAGCAGTATTCCAAGCAGGATTGGATGAACCGTTTTACCAAGGAATTGAAGGACGCCCACGTGGACGATTTAATAAAAAGAAATCCTGCAGAAGAACTGAGTTTGTTTCCGTATTTTGTTGAAGGTGAGTCTGTTAACCATGATATTTCCGGTTTGTTACCTGACAAAACAGAAGGTGGTTGGGAACAGGTTTTTCCGGTTTACCCCAACACCAGGAATGAACAAATTTTAGAGGCTTTAAATTTTGGTGCAAATTGCTTGTATATAGAAGAAGTTTCTCCGAATTTGATGCAGCAATTAAAAGGAGTTCAATTGGCTTATATACAAACCCATTTTTTTGTTAGAGATATAGAAAAGTTGCATGAATTACATTTGTTTTTAACTCAAAGCAATCAGTTGGATTTTCAAGGGTCGGTTAGTATTTCCAATCCAAATTTATGGGAAGAGGCCAATCGCTTGTTTCCTATTCATTCTACCTTGGAAGTAAATTGTTTGCCTTATCATTTGGAAGGGGCTAATGTGGTTTTGGAATTAGCCATTGCCTTGGCAAGTGGGAAAGAAAAAAATCAAGGAATCCGGTGTTTGCCTCGATTCAGGTTTGGGATTTCAACCGATTATTTTCTGGAGATAGCCAAAATCAGGGCGTTTCGATTGGCATGGGCTAATTTGGCAGGCGCTATTCATTGCAATAATTTGGTTTGGATTCAATCGGAAACATCGGAACGTGAATCGGCACAAGTTGATACGGATACCAATTTATTAAGACTTACCACCATGACTATGTCGGCCATCTCAGGAACGGCAGATTCGGTTGTTGTTCATCCACACGATTCAGGTGCGTTAAATGGACAAAGGTTGGCATTGAATATTCAGAATTTGTTAAGAGAAGAAGGAAATTTTGCCTCGGTAAATGATCCGGGTTATGGTGCCTATTACGTTGAGCAATTAACAGATTTGGTTTTAAAAATGACTTGGGAAAAGTTTTTATGGATAGAAGAGTTAGGAGGGATGAAATCGGCCTTGGATTCGGGAAAGATTCATCAAGAGATGCAACGATTAAATGCTATTCGAAACCAAGCATTGCAGGAAGGTAAAGTAGTTAAGATTGGTGTAAATAAATACCTGGCAAAAGCTAAAAATTAATGGGTATCAGTTGGTTTTCAGAGACACAAACAATGGTTTCATTGCTTTCAGGCTCAATGGCGAAACCTCCGGTAAAGTGACCAAAACTGGGCAGGATGGTTTGATTTTTGCCAAAATAAAAACATGGTAAACGAAGGTGTTGCCGTCCTTTTCCATAAAGATTAAAACAAGGATGCAGGTGGCCGGAGATGACATAGGCTTGTTGGGGATGGGCAACGGTCAATGGACTATGTCTCAAGCAAATGGATTGGTCCAAATATTCCTCCGGGTAAGTTTCCAAATTCGCTTGTTGATACAGGGAGGCTGGTAAAACATCGTGATTTCCTAGAACGATAGCCATTTCCAGGTTTGCATGGCTGTTTCTCCATTGACAAAAAAGTTCCCATTCGGAATTGTAATCAGAATGAAAGAGATCGCCCAGAAAAAAGAGTTTAATGGGGGAAGATTCTTGAATAAGTTCATCCAGTATTTGAAAATTTCGATTAATTCCTTGTGCAGGAATAGGGATTCCGGCTTTACGGAAATGAGAGATTTTGCCTAGGTGGACATCTGCAACCAGAAGAAATTTTTTTTCGGTCCAAAACAAGGCTTTCTGCGGAAATACCCGGAAATTCTGATTGTTTAAGGTAATGTTCACCCGGTCAAAGTTAGGAATTAGGATTTTTGGGTTTGACGGTTAGGCTTATTTGTTTTTGGATTCTCCTCAAATTGCTTTATCATTTTGGCGATTCTATCATCCAGTTTCTCAGAACTTAATTGGTCTCTCATTCGATCCACCATAATTGGGAAGGCAAAGGGGCTGGGTTTTTCCGGAAATGTGAATTTAAATTCCTGTTTTTGAATGCGTTGTAACGCATTTCTTAATCTTACTTCTTCCAATTGTTGATCCAAAGCTTCCTGAAAGGCTTGTTTAAAAAGTAAGTTATCAGGTTCGTGCTCCAGGAATACATCAAAAAGTAAAGCTGTTGATGTTTGCAAATGTTTGGTAGTTCGCATTCGACCCGGAAATCCTTGGAATATCAGACCCGAAATGGATGCAATTTCCCTGAATTTACGTTTGGCTAGCTCAATGGAATTAACGCTTTGCTGTATGTCGTCTAAGAGGTAATTTGTTGAAAAAAGATCATAGGTTTCCAGCAATTCTTTTAGGTTGAAAGCGGTGTCAGAAAGCAATTCGAAGCCGTAGTCGTTCATGGCCATTGAAAAGCTGATAGGTTGAATTTGACTGATTCGAAAAGCTAGTAATGCAACCATTCCTTCATGGACTAATCGTCCTTCGAATGGGAAAACAAAGGCATGGTAACCTTCCTTGGTTTGTACCTGTTCAATGAGCAATTGTTGGTTGGAAGGAATGGCAGAACGTTGCTGTTGCAGAAGCATCAACGGTTTCAACTTTATGATTTCCGGTTCTGTATTGTGTGGGTTTAAGGCGTTTTCAACCTGGGTTCGAATTACCGATGAAAGTTGGGATGAGAGTGGAATTCGACCACCTAACCAACTGGGAACACTAGCTTTATCTTTATTCGTTTTCCTCACCGTTGCTGTTAATCCCCTGCTTTGAATAAATTCTAAATTCATACCGGCAAAAGCAAAAACATCACTGGGCTTTAATCTGGAAATAAAGTATTCCTCCACTGTTCCAAGGTATTTACCGCCTATAGTTTGAATTTTCATAGAGGCTTCGGAGAGAATGGTTCCCATACTTAAGCGATGGCGCATGGCTATTCTTCGGTCGTTGACCCGGTAAACGCCGTCGATTATTTCAACTTTTTTGAATTCATCGTAAGCATGTAAGGATTGTCCGCCAGTAGTTATAAACTGTAACATCCATTCCCATTCTTTCCGGTTTAGGTATTGAAAAGCATGAGTTTGCAGAATTTGATTAAACAGTTCATGCTCTCTAAATCCTTCACCTACGGCCAGGGTAACCAAGTATTGAATCAGCACATCGAAGGATTGAACATAGGGTATTCGTTCTTCCAATTGGTTGGTTTTAATTCCTATTCGGAGGGAAACCGCCTCGATCAGTTCGAGGGAATGGGTTGGTACAAAATAGATTTTACTGGTCTCTCCCGGACGGTGTCCACTTCGCCCGGCGCGTTGTATAAATCGGGAAATGCTTTTAGGGCTACCCACTTGAATAACAGTTTCCACCGGTCTGAAATCGACCCCTAAATCTAAGCTGGAAGTACAAATTACCAACTTTAGTTTTTCTTTATGCAGATTTTCTTCTACCCAAATTCTAATTTCTTTATCCAAGGAACCATGATGCAATGCTACCAAGCCGGCAAGTTCGGGGTATTTCTCGGCTATGTAGCGATACCAAATTTCTGTTTGAGATCGGGTATTGGTAAAGAGTAGGGTAGTGGTGCTGTTAAAGACCAAAGGCATTACCTTATCCAACAGATTAATGCCTAAATGTCCGGCCCAGGGTAATTGTTCTACTTCATCGGGCAATACGGATTCGACCAGTATTTCCTTTGATAAATTGGAACGGATAATGGTGGATTTTCCTTCAGGGAAGTGAGGCCCAACCAACACAGATAATGCTTGTTCCAGGTTGCCAATGGTGGCGGAAATTCCCCAAATTTTCAAATTTGAAACCAGATTCTTCAAGCGATTTATTCCCAGTTCTGTTTGAACACCTCTTTTACTTCCCAGCAATTCATGCCATTCATCCACCACCACCAGTTGCAGCGTTTCAAAAAGCCTTGAATTTTCTTTTAGGGCAAAAAGCAGGTGCAGACTTTCAGGAGTTATCAGTAATACTTCAGGCAAACTTTTACGTTGTAGCTTTTTTTCTTCCACATCCATGTCTCCGGTCTTAATCCCGATTCGCCAGGGAATTTGAAGTTCATCGCATGCCCATTGCATGTTTCGTTGAAGGTCTTTGGTCAACGCCTTGAGAGGGGTAATCCAAATTATTTGAAGTCCGGGTGGCTTGGCTAATTTATAGTTGGAACTATTGTTCATAAATGAAACCAAAGCCGGAAACAACAAGGAAAAAGTTTTCCCGGAGCCGGTGGGAGCATTTACCAATCCACTTTTTCCTTGAAGGTATTCCTGAATAGCTTGGTTTTGAAAATCGGCCAATTCCCAACCCAACTCATGTAGCCACAGTTGCAAATAACGTTCACCCTTGGTCATGCCCTATTTCCGATTTTAATAGATTTTTTAAGTTATCCAGGGAGTCTGCCTCACTGGCGGTTTTGTCTCTTCTCCAACGCATGATACGAGGAAATCGAACAGCAATACCGGATTTATGCCTGCTTGATTGCTGAATTCCTTCAAATCCAATTTCAAAAACCAATTCGGGGCGCACGGTTCGAACCGGACCAAATTTTTCCAAGGTGTTTTGTTTGATAAATCGGTCAATTTCCAAAAGCTCAGCATCTGAAAGTCCGGAATAGGCCTTGGCAAAGGTCACAAGCTTATCCTGATCCCACACTGCTAAAGTATAATCGGAAAATATATCGGCCCTTCTCCCGTGGCCTTTTTGGGCATAAATTAGAACGGCATCAATAGTAAAGGGGTTTACCTTCCATTTCCACCAATCGCCTTTTTTACGACCAACCTGGTAACTGGCGGTTTTTCGTTTGAGCATAAAACCTTCTGCATCAAAAAGTCTGGCTTTGGGCTGTAATTCCTCCAATTCATGCCAGGTATTGAAAGGAATGGTTTCAGATAGTTTAATCGTTGGCCTGGATTGTAATTCGGATGCAAGCTGCTCCAGTTGTGATCTTCGCAAATGATGGCTTTGTTGTCTGATATCCTTTCCTTCCCATTCTAAAATATCGTAAATCATTAATCCAACAGGATATTCTTGCAGGAATTTTTTACTTAAACTTTTTCGTCCGATACGTTTCTGTAATATATTAAATGACAGTGGTTTCCAATTTGGATGATCTTTTTCAGAAATGGCTAGAATTTCTCCATCTAAAACAGTTCCATGAGGCAGTGTTTCTTTTAAAAAATTCAATTCCGGAAATTTGTCGGTCACTAATTCTTCGCCCCGGGTCCAAATATAAATTTCTTGATTTCTAACAATAATTTGGGATCGAATTCCATCCCATTTCCATTCCACAAACCAGTCATCCGGATGCCCTAATTGTTCTACCGGATTTTCTAACCCAAAGGCTAGGTAAAAAGGGTAGGGTTTAGAATCTCTGTTTTGGGAAGATTCATTGGATAGCAAATCGGCAAAGGAGGTGGTGTAGGGGTCCCAGTTTCCCATTAATTGGTGGGTTAAACCGGAGACATCTAACTGATAAGCCTCTGCAATAGCACGAATCACCAAGGTTTGGGAAACGCCTATTCTAAAACTTCCCATCATAAGCTTATTAAAAACGAAGATTTCGAATCCGTTTAATTGTGTCCATGCCCATTGAATTTGTTTTTGAACTTCGTTTTCCTGTTTTCCTTTCAATTCTTTTAACCAATCAAACCATTCTGATAAGGTTTTTGCTATTTCCGGATTGGAAGGTGGAAGGATCAAGGAAATGGTCTCGGATAAATCCCCAACACTGTGATAGCTTTCTTTAAAAAGCCATTCAGGTATGCCTGCAACTTCCAAAGCCCATTCTTGTATTTGGCTTGTTTTAAAAGGGCGGGGTGGACGGCGGCCGGTAAACAAGGCCAGGGCCCATATTT
Above is a window of Bacteroidia bacterium DNA encoding:
- the pdeM gene encoding ligase-associated DNA damage response endonuclease PdeM gives rise to the protein MNITLNNQNFRVFPQKALFWTEKKFLLVADVHLGKISHFRKAGIPIPAQGINRNFQILDELIQESSPIKLFFLGDLFHSDYNSEWELFCQWRNSHANLEMAIVLGNHDVLPASLYQQANLETYPEEYLDQSICLRHSPLTVAHPQQAYVISGHLHPCFNLYGKGRQHLRLPCFYFGKNQTILPSFGHFTGGFAIEPESNETIVCVSENQLIPINF
- a CDS encoding ATP-dependent DNA ligase, with amino-acid sequence MKDFVALFQSLDQTTKTNEKLALLKQYFLSAPDQDKIWALALFTGRRPPRPFKTSQIQEWALEVAGIPEWLFKESYHSVGDLSETISLILPPSNPEIAKTLSEWFDWLKELKGKQENEVQKQIQWAWTQLNGFEIFVFNKLMMGSFRIGVSQTLVIRAIAEAYQLDVSGLTHQLMGNWDPYTTSFADLLSNESSQNRDSKPYPFYLAFGLENPVEQLGHPDDWFVEWKWDGIRSQIIVRNQEIYIWTRGEELVTDKFPELNFLKETLPHGTVLDGEILAISEKDHPNWKPLSFNILQKRIGRKSLSKKFLQEYPVGLMIYDILEWEGKDIRQQSHHLRRSQLEQLASELQSRPTIKLSETIPFNTWHELEELQPKARLFDAEGFMLKRKTASYQVGRKKGDWWKWKVNPFTIDAVLIYAQKGHGRRADIFSDYTLAVWDQDKLVTFAKAYSGLSDAELLEIDRFIKQNTLEKFGPVRTVRPELVFEIGFEGIQQSSRHKSGIAVRFPRIMRWRRDKTASEADSLDNLKNLLKSEIGHDQG
- a CDS encoding ligase-associated DNA damage response DEXH box helicase — encoded protein: MTKGERYLQLWLHELGWELADFQNQAIQEYLQGKSGLVNAPTGSGKTFSLLFPALVSFMNNSSNYKLAKPPGLQIIWITPLKALTKDLQRNMQWACDELQIPWRIGIKTGDMDVEEKKLQRKSLPEVLLITPESLHLLFALKENSRLFETLQLVVVDEWHELLGSKRGVQTELGINRLKNLVSNLKIWGISATIGNLEQALSVLVGPHFPEGKSTIIRSNLSKEILVESVLPDEVEQLPWAGHLGINLLDKVMPLVFNSTTTLLFTNTRSQTEIWYRYIAEKYPELAGLVALHHGSLDKEIRIWVEENLHKEKLKLVICTSSLDLGVDFRPVETVIQVGSPKSISRFIQRAGRSGHRPGETSKIYFVPTHSLELIEAVSLRIGIKTNQLEERIPYVQSFDVLIQYLVTLAVGEGFREHELFNQILQTHAFQYLNRKEWEWMLQFITTGGQSLHAYDEFKKVEIIDGVYRVNDRRIAMRHRLSMGTILSEASMKIQTIGGKYLGTVEEYFISRLKPSDVFAFAGMNLEFIQSRGLTATVRKTNKDKASVPSWLGGRIPLSSQLSSVIRTQVENALNPHNTEPEIIKLKPLMLLQQQRSAIPSNQQLLIEQVQTKEGYHAFVFPFEGRLVHEGMVALLAFRISQIQPISFSMAMNDYGFELLSDTAFNLKELLETYDLFSTNYLLDDIQQSVNSIELAKRKFREIASISGLIFQGFPGRMRTTKHLQTSTALLFDVFLEHEPDNLLFKQAFQEALDQQLEEVRLRNALQRIQKQEFKFTFPEKPSPFAFPIMVDRMRDQLSSEKLDDRIAKMIKQFEENPKTNKPNRQTQKS